One Vallitalea pronyensis genomic region harbors:
- a CDS encoding ASKHA domain-containing protein — protein sequence MKIKLEKTQNKKIVMDMMQCYEDSPNYSEYSQIYDDVIKETLEHISPVGYYTERDNEDYIDSSCEKVIFCIVSLGCYLDEKVKEYFADNDFLKGMMLNTIGDQMLFDNSSSLYNRLKKEYTRQGIHLTSRVEPGTCEIDIKFQKHILDVINEEENTDIDLTSGYMFSPGKTLSFYYGASANIEPSLIDHDCRKCSNTTCAFRKITLTIRQGQEVHELQVKKGVNLLNILRTHEFPIDAYCSGKKSCGKCKVKLLSEPMPLSDEEKKLLTDQDMAQGIILACFHHLYEDTTIEIKPKKTASKIQSDYHINATAQPKYTLLNVPGITESADNNKSATALINACLQHPYDYTLHGLKDLSHIKNLKKDMQLLCRDNQTILRVHDETIRAYGVGIDIGTTTVVITLIDLIHHQEIGIYKHVNPQAPYGADVISRINYAVKDPESIQTSLIRKEISSGIHTLLEKHHIASEDIVDITISGNTTMQYLLMGLNPYKLSISPFTTMDLSLQQYHTKELFEDKDLDCQVTLLPGISAYIGSDITSGFYYSDLLHQKGNVLFIDIGTNGEIALKTDHKILCAATAAGPAFEGANIKCGMGSIEGAICSITSDNDTLSYDVIGHSSPKGICGSALVDITAELLNNNHLDTTGKLVDSDKFVIYKDHDTEIALYQEDIRQLQLAKSAVAAGVSVLVKEAGLTFDQIDTLLLAGGFGSNLNVANAVTIGLIQKELIDKTRVIGNSSLGGSVNYMIEQNSDDIFDVIASKCHYIELSTNMVFNEEYIMNMYF from the coding sequence ATGAAAATAAAATTAGAAAAGACACAAAATAAAAAAATAGTCATGGATATGATGCAATGCTATGAAGACAGTCCTAATTATTCGGAGTATAGCCAAATCTATGATGATGTGATAAAGGAAACGCTGGAGCATATCTCACCTGTAGGCTACTATACGGAACGGGATAATGAAGACTATATCGACAGTTCATGTGAGAAAGTTATTTTTTGTATCGTTTCACTTGGCTGTTATTTAGATGAAAAAGTTAAAGAATACTTTGCTGATAACGACTTTTTAAAAGGCATGATGTTAAATACCATTGGCGATCAGATGCTGTTCGACAACAGTAGTTCACTTTATAACCGGCTTAAAAAAGAATATACCCGTCAAGGTATCCATCTCACATCAAGGGTTGAACCGGGTACATGCGAAATAGATATTAAATTTCAAAAACATATTTTAGATGTTATCAACGAAGAAGAAAACACGGACATTGACTTGACATCTGGCTATATGTTTTCCCCTGGAAAAACCCTCTCCTTTTACTATGGTGCCTCTGCTAATATAGAACCAAGCCTCATTGACCATGATTGTCGCAAGTGCAGCAATACCACCTGTGCTTTTAGGAAGATCACCTTAACCATTAGACAGGGTCAAGAAGTGCATGAGCTGCAAGTAAAAAAAGGTGTGAATCTATTGAACATATTACGCACGCATGAGTTCCCTATTGATGCTTATTGTAGTGGAAAAAAATCATGTGGAAAATGCAAAGTAAAGCTTTTAAGTGAACCTATGCCTTTATCCGATGAGGAGAAAAAATTATTAACGGATCAAGACATGGCACAAGGTATTATACTGGCATGTTTTCACCACCTATATGAAGATACCACCATTGAAATCAAGCCCAAAAAAACAGCATCCAAGATTCAAAGTGATTATCATATCAACGCTACAGCTCAACCCAAATATACCTTATTAAACGTTCCTGGCATAACTGAAAGTGCTGATAACAATAAAAGTGCAACAGCATTAATCAACGCATGTTTACAGCATCCTTATGACTACACATTACATGGCTTAAAAGATCTTTCTCATATTAAAAACTTAAAAAAAGATATGCAACTGTTATGTCGAGATAATCAAACCATTTTAAGGGTTCATGATGAAACCATCCGTGCTTATGGCGTAGGTATTGATATTGGTACAACAACTGTTGTGATAACCCTTATTGATTTGATTCATCATCAAGAGATCGGTATCTATAAGCATGTTAATCCACAAGCCCCCTATGGTGCAGATGTTATCAGTCGTATCAATTATGCTGTCAAAGACCCAGAGTCTATTCAAACATCATTAATACGTAAAGAAATAAGTTCAGGTATCCATACATTATTAGAAAAGCACCATATAGCATCAGAAGACATTGTTGATATAACCATCAGTGGTAATACCACCATGCAGTATTTATTAATGGGTCTTAATCCCTATAAACTCTCTATAAGCCCTTTTACAACCATGGATTTATCCTTACAACAATATCACACAAAAGAACTCTTTGAGGATAAAGACCTTGATTGTCAAGTCACCTTATTACCTGGTATATCCGCTTATATTGGTTCAGATATTACATCGGGTTTTTATTACAGTGACTTACTTCATCAAAAAGGTAATGTTCTTTTTATTGATATCGGTACCAACGGTGAAATTGCCTTAAAAACAGACCATAAGATTCTGTGCGCTGCAACAGCTGCAGGTCCTGCTTTTGAAGGCGCAAATATTAAGTGTGGTATGGGCAGCATTGAGGGTGCCATATGCTCCATCACATCTGATAACGATACCCTATCTTATGATGTGATTGGTCATAGCTCCCCCAAAGGCATATGCGGTTCAGCCCTTGTGGATATCACTGCGGAATTACTGAATAACAACCACTTGGATACAACAGGTAAATTAGTCGATAGCGATAAGTTCGTGATCTATAAAGATCATGATACAGAAATAGCCCTATATCAAGAAGATATACGGCAATTACAGCTTGCCAAATCTGCTGTAGCCGCAGGAGTCAGTGTCCTTGTTAAAGAAGCAGGTCTTACTTTTGACCAGATTGATACACTGCTATTAGCTGGAGGCTTTGGCAGTAATCTCAATGTAGCCAATGCTGTAACCATCGGTCTCATTCAGAAGGAATTAATAGATAAAACTCGAGTCATTGGAAACAGCTCACTAGGCGGCAGTGTGAACTACATGATTGAACAGAACAGCGACGATATATTTGATGTCATTGCTTCAAAATGCCATTATATTGAATTATCAACAAACATGGTATTTAACGAAGAATACATCATGAATATGTACTTTTAA
- a CDS encoding LL-diaminopimelate aminotransferase has translation METYIQELIAERIGGNQFGKSTVIYKFEKIKRAKAAAVEAHPDMEIIDMGVGEPDAMADRGIVRTLAEEAAKWENRNYADNGVPEFKVAAAKYMESVYGVKGIDGVREVNHAIGSKPALAMMAQAFINPGDVTLMTVPGYPIMGTMTKWLGGEAYNMPLLEENNFLPDLDAIPEDILDRAKLLYLNYPNNPTGAVATIPFFEKVVQLAKKHQLVVVHDAAYAALTFDGYQPLSFLSIEGAKEVGVEIHSLSKAYNMTGWRMAFVVGNEKVVSAFAAVKDNNDSGQFKAIQKACIYALQHTEITEATATKYSRKHDMLVEVLNKLGFKAKKPKGSFYLYVKIPKGVKGGITFETAEDFSQYLIREQLISTVPWDDAGAFVRFSVTFLANGEDEEKKVIDEIYRRLSQVEFIF, from the coding sequence ATGGAGACATATATTCAGGAATTGATTGCTGAGCGAATTGGTGGGAATCAGTTTGGGAAGAGTACGGTGATTTATAAGTTTGAGAAGATTAAGCGAGCGAAGGCTGCGGCTGTTGAGGCACATCCGGATATGGAGATTATTGATATGGGTGTTGGAGAGCCGGATGCTATGGCGGATAGAGGGATTGTTCGTACGTTAGCAGAGGAAGCGGCTAAGTGGGAGAATCGTAATTATGCAGATAACGGTGTGCCAGAGTTTAAGGTGGCTGCTGCCAAGTACATGGAGAGTGTATATGGTGTCAAGGGTATTGATGGTGTTAGAGAAGTGAACCACGCTATTGGTTCCAAGCCAGCTCTTGCGATGATGGCACAGGCATTTATTAATCCGGGTGATGTGACTTTAATGACGGTTCCAGGTTATCCCATAATGGGTACTATGACCAAATGGCTTGGTGGCGAAGCATATAACATGCCGTTGTTAGAGGAGAATAATTTCTTACCGGATCTTGATGCTATTCCTGAGGACATCTTAGACCGTGCCAAGTTATTGTACTTAAATTATCCTAATAATCCTACGGGTGCTGTGGCTACGATTCCATTTTTTGAGAAGGTTGTTCAATTGGCGAAGAAGCACCAGCTGGTGGTTGTTCATGATGCAGCTTATGCAGCTTTAACCTTTGATGGGTATCAGCCTTTGAGCTTCTTAAGTATTGAAGGGGCAAAAGAGGTTGGTGTAGAGATTCACTCATTATCGAAAGCTTATAACATGACAGGATGGCGTATGGCTTTTGTTGTGGGTAACGAGAAGGTTGTTAGTGCCTTTGCAGCAGTAAAAGATAATAATGATTCAGGTCAGTTCAAAGCCATTCAAAAAGCGTGTATTTACGCGTTACAGCATACAGAGATTACAGAGGCTACAGCTACGAAGTATTCAAGAAAGCATGATATGCTTGTGGAGGTACTGAATAAGCTTGGATTCAAGGCGAAGAAGCCAAAGGGCTCATTTTATCTGTATGTGAAGATTCCGAAAGGTGTTAAAGGTGGTATTACTTTTGAGACTGCTGAAGATTTTTCACAGTATCTCATTCGTGAACAGTTAATTTCCACAGTGCCTTGGGATGATGCAGGGGCTTTTGTAAGGTTTTCAGTGACGTTCCTTGCCAATGGAGAAGATGAAGAGAAGAAAGTTATTGACGAAATTTATAGACGTTTATCCCAAGTTGAATTTATTTTTTAG